The Hydractinia symbiolongicarpus strain clone_291-10 chromosome 2, HSymV2.1, whole genome shotgun sequence genomic sequence GTAccctttttcaaaagtgttgctGCTATCCCAGTAAATGTTGCAGTTCCAACTTGAAAACCTCTACATGTAAGTTCAGAAATACGGTAGTTAGAAGGTTTTTCCACTACCACCAGcaccttttaaataaaacaggcGGTAGTTTTGGGCTGCATTGTTAGCAACATTTACAACAGCTTTTATTACTGCATTAGCCAGTGCAGTCTGTTCGACTGTAAGTTGAGCCCTTAGTTGAGAAGCTCTTTCAGCCTCCATAGCGACATCAATGTGTTCAGCTGGGGGTTTTTCATCTAAATGAGAAAGATTTAAATCTTTTAGAGATTTACCAAATTGCCTAAGTACAGAATGAATATCTTGAAGCACCCGGTACTCAGCTTGATCCTCATTCATTTGGCGTATATAATCTTCAAACATTGCATCGTTGTACCTTGTCCACAAAGTAAAATGATCTGAAGCTTCACAATAAGTAAGTATCACTGCAAACAGTTGCCTTAATTGTCGAGCCATCTGAAATTTAAGAGCTTTCTGCAAGTATTGTTCCATTCGGTATCATCTTGCAGGAGTCCAAGCAATAAACAGGCGTCACGAAATGTTTCAGCAACATTGCCATTGACAGGTCGTAAATCTTCAAAAGAAGTTCACTGGGTGTATGCAATAGCaacatatataaataaaaaagcttaCCTGCGTGAGGACTTACACCTTCTGGACACAATTTTACAATAAACGCGTTGTCTTGGCTTCCAAACTTTGTTCTTACACAAACAAAATGAAGAGGAATATTTGGGTACATATTTTAGCGAGCATCATGATTTTTTGCATTTAACACAAACCAAGGATGTTAATTTTGTAGCCTGATCTGCAGCTCTGTCCAGAGCCTCTTCAGCCTGTTCTtgctgaaaataaacaatatggtTATTTGGCAAGTGCACTGGCAATCTATGGACAACATGAAATTGTTGGTGCATGTTTAATTCAAAAATACGCCATACTGCTTCCGGTGCACTGACATACTGTGCATCTAAAAATGTCTGCACCTTGTCATGATCAATACGTTCATTGATCACAATCTTGGCACAATCATgacctttataaatatatttatagagGTATCCAGCGATTATCTATGTCAACATTATTAACATTGATATGTATACCATTATCACGACATCTATATAATGGATATCCGTTGCCTTCAGCTAATGTAGATGCTAAGAAGTTCTTTGGAAAACGTTTTGTGCAAACACCATCTTCCATACATCTGGAATTAGGATTCAGATGTCCACATGCTACATGAATCATACATGATCGTACAATTTGAAACAGCTCAGGGTGTTCCTGTTGATTAAGAATTTCTGCTGAAATAACACTGTCTATTATCATCTGCATTCCTAAGTTTGTCATTGGGATCTAAATGAATTAACAAATGACAATGAGGCAAACCCCTTTTTTGAAATTCTAAAACATACACATGTGTTATAGTCTTACCTAGAACTCCCATTTCAGTAACATCTTTAAGGTTTGAAAACTGGAAGGAAGAACAACAATACGACGCTCTTTGAAAGCTTATTATAAGTCTTTAGCATTGCCATGAATTAGTCTCAATAATATCTAAACTATGACAGCAATCTTATGGAAGATGATTTTGAGGACATGGACTACATGGAACGGTGCAGAATTTTAAGCATGAATCCGGTTTTAGGAGCACGCAATTTCCAATATCGCGTGGAGGtctttttcaaagaaattgtTCTTGATGGACCCCTTGGAAAAGTTAAATATCATGTGATTCGAGTTGAATTTCAAGTTAGGGGTAGTCCTCATGTTCATATATTTTCATGGATCGTTGGTGCACcagtgctaacaaaaaataataaaaaagaatatataaatGTTATTGATAATGTTATAAGAGCAGATCTTCCAGACCCTGCTGTAGAACCagaattatttaaaactgtTAAAATGTTTCAgattcattcactttctaaaatTTGTCGAAAGTATAAAAACAGCACATGTCGGTTCAACTTTGGACATTTCTTTACAGATAGAACAATAGTAGCAGAGCCACTCAATGAAGATATACCTTCTCCACAAAAGGATCATATATTGTCAAAGAGGAAAGAAATTCTGGAGAAAgttaaacaatatttaaatcAGAATCTTCCTAAAAAAAGGAATATATTTGATCCTCAAAGTGATAATTATGATGTTCCAAAAAGTATACCTGATATATTACAAAGTTTAGATATTTCAGAGAGTGAATACTTTAATGCCCTTTCGATCTCTCCGAATTCagattttcaggtttatttGAGACGGCCTCCTAATTCATGCTTAaagtaaataattatttttctgaAGGAATTCTTGCATGGCAAGCAAACATAGATATCCAACCTGTATTCAACCATTATAAAGTCATAACAAATATGTGCAAGTATCTTTCAAAATCAGAAGATGAATGTTCAAGAGCTATGAAACAGGCTCTATTAGAGACACGTGAAAATGGTGACAACAAGTatgaacaaatgattaaaaTTGCAAAAGTGTTTTCCAATCATAGAGAGTACTCTGTTCAGGAAGCTGTGTATCATCTAATGCCAGAATTGTGGCTACGAAAAACATTTCCCAAAGTA encodes the following:
- the LOC130630062 gene encoding uncharacterized protein LOC130630062, whose translation is MGVLGMQMIIDSVISAEILNQQEHPELFQIVRSCMIHVACGHLNPNSRCMEDGVCTKRFPKNFLASTLAEGNGYPLYRCRDNGHDCAKIVINERIDHDKVQTFLDAQYVSAPEAVWRIFELNMHQQFHVVHRLPVHLPNNHIVYFQQEQAEEALDRAADQATKLTSLVCVKCKKS